A genomic region of Candidatus Palauibacter scopulicola contains the following coding sequences:
- a CDS encoding DUF1761 domain-containing protein: MQDVNWLAILVAGVVPMIVGFLWYGPIFGKQWLSLMETTAEEIQKDFNPMKTHGVSFVLSLVTAYILAQLIAVMGGSGAMIGVHVGLLVTVGFVLNVGHQGVAYENRKPGIFVLSLGYNAVALIGQAVVLAVWP, from the coding sequence GTGCAAGACGTCAACTGGCTCGCCATCCTGGTCGCCGGAGTCGTTCCGATGATCGTCGGCTTCCTGTGGTACGGCCCGATCTTCGGCAAGCAGTGGCTCTCGCTCATGGAGACCACCGCGGAGGAGATCCAGAAGGACTTCAACCCGATGAAGACGCACGGGGTGAGCTTCGTCCTTTCCCTCGTCACCGCCTACATCCTGGCGCAGCTCATCGCCGTGATGGGCGGTTCCGGCGCCATGATCGGGGTCCACGTCGGGCTGCTGGTCACGGTCGGCTTCGTCCTCAACGTCGGACACCAGGGCGTGGCCTACGAGAACCGCAAGCCCGGGATCTTCGTCCTGAGCCTCGGCTACAACGCCGTTGCCCTCATCGGACAGGCCGTCGTGCTCGCCGTCTGGCCCTGA
- a CDS encoding CocE/NonD family hydrolase, translating to MSPDVRRAAAACLLPGALWLAACGDATRSDEATRAALDAADAAGRGPYDALQVETDLMVEMRDGIRLATDVYRPSREYEPVEGPFPVLLHRTPYDKTSRGLVDQARWFATHGYVVVLQDTRGLYASEGTFQKYHEFDAPDGYDTIEWITGLDYAEPSVGMWGTSYGAHTQADAAKLDPPGLRTLVLTMGGLSDAWTHKVRNHGALELGQQLGWAHLQLAAVADDPEIRLRLAEEPPSDWFPDTPFQKGENPLAAAPNFEDYYLTMQNHGDYDDYFRGIGRNWVEYYDETSDIPMLHVGGWYDSYAPGTIQSFVELSRRKSSPMTLLMGPWTHGGNSRSHAGDIEFGAEAAVEDFSREFHLRWFDRHLRGQSGNDLFESDVRLAGEAAGPVTIFVMGGGDGRRDENGRLFHGGEWRTAQSWPLEGTEATPFHLRAGGGLTREPPGRDEGSTAYTYDPAHPVPTIGGAFSGALKRGGYDQRERTFRSLEGGSENGFFASEVDGRRTADRPDVLVFETGPLAEDLEVIGPVTVTLWISSSAPDTDFTAKLVDVYPPNDDVPDGFDLNITDGILRTRYRDSREHETLMTPGEVYELEIRLFPTANLFRAGHRIRLEISSSNYPRFDVNPNTGEPLGRHTRMVPAENTIHHAADRPSAIHLPLQRR from the coding sequence GTGAGTCCCGACGTGAGGCGCGCCGCCGCTGCCTGTCTCCTGCCGGGAGCGCTGTGGCTCGCGGCCTGCGGCGACGCGACGCGCTCCGACGAGGCGACCCGGGCTGCCCTGGACGCAGCGGACGCCGCGGGCCGCGGACCGTACGACGCCCTCCAGGTGGAGACCGATCTCATGGTGGAGATGCGCGACGGCATCCGCCTCGCGACCGACGTCTACCGCCCCTCCCGCGAGTACGAGCCGGTCGAGGGGCCGTTTCCCGTCCTCCTCCACCGGACCCCGTACGACAAGACCTCCCGCGGGCTCGTGGACCAGGCGCGCTGGTTCGCGACGCACGGCTACGTCGTCGTGCTGCAGGACACCCGCGGGCTCTACGCCTCCGAGGGCACCTTCCAGAAGTACCACGAGTTCGACGCGCCCGACGGTTACGACACCATCGAGTGGATCACGGGGCTGGACTACGCGGAGCCTTCGGTCGGCATGTGGGGCACCTCCTACGGCGCGCACACGCAGGCGGACGCCGCCAAGCTCGACCCGCCCGGGCTCAGGACGCTCGTGCTCACGATGGGAGGACTCTCGGACGCCTGGACGCACAAGGTCCGAAACCACGGCGCCCTCGAACTCGGCCAGCAACTCGGCTGGGCCCACCTCCAGCTCGCGGCGGTCGCCGACGACCCCGAGATCCGCCTCCGCCTCGCCGAGGAACCGCCGTCGGACTGGTTCCCGGACACGCCCTTCCAAAAGGGGGAGAACCCGCTCGCCGCCGCGCCGAATTTCGAGGACTATTACCTCACGATGCAGAACCACGGCGACTATGACGACTATTTCCGCGGCATCGGCCGCAACTGGGTCGAGTACTACGACGAGACCTCGGACATTCCGATGCTCCACGTCGGCGGCTGGTACGACTCATACGCCCCGGGCACGATCCAGAGCTTCGTCGAACTCTCACGGCGGAAGTCGTCGCCCATGACGCTCCTCATGGGCCCGTGGACGCACGGCGGCAACAGCCGCTCACACGCCGGGGACATCGAGTTCGGGGCCGAAGCCGCGGTCGAGGATTTCTCGCGCGAGTTTCACCTGCGCTGGTTCGACCGGCACCTCCGGGGGCAGAGCGGGAACGACCTGTTCGAGAGCGACGTCAGGCTGGCGGGCGAGGCCGCCGGCCCGGTCACGATCTTCGTCATGGGGGGCGGCGACGGCCGCCGGGACGAGAACGGACGCCTCTTCCACGGCGGCGAGTGGCGCACCGCGCAGAGCTGGCCGCTCGAGGGCACCGAAGCGACCCCCTTCCACCTCCGCGCGGGCGGCGGGCTCACGCGCGAGCCGCCGGGCCGCGACGAGGGATCGACCGCCTACACGTACGATCCCGCGCACCCGGTCCCCACGATCGGCGGGGCCTTCTCCGGCGCGCTGAAGCGAGGCGGCTACGACCAGCGCGAGCGCACCTTCCGCTCGCTGGAGGGCGGCTCCGAGAACGGCTTCTTCGCCTCCGAGGTCGACGGCCGCCGCACCGCCGACCGGCCCGACGTGCTCGTATTCGAGACCGGGCCCCTGGCGGAGGACTTGGAGGTCATCGGCCCGGTCACGGTCACGCTGTGGATCTCATCCAGCGCCCCGGACACCGACTTCACCGCCAAGCTCGTCGACGTCTATCCCCCGAACGACGACGTTCCGGACGGGTTCGACCTCAATATCACGGACGGCATTCTCCGCACCCGCTACCGGGATTCCCGCGAGCACGAGACGCTGATGACGCCCGGCGAGGTCTACGAGCTGGAGATCCGGCTCTTCCCGACGGCCAACCTGTTCCGGGCCGGCCACCGCATCCGCCTCGAGATCTCGAGTTCCAACTATCCCCGCTTCGACGTGAACCCCAACACGGGCGAACCGCTCGGGCGCCACACGCGCATGGTCCCGGCCGAGAACACGATTCATCACGCCGCCGACCGCCCGTCGGCGATCCACCTCCCGCTCCAAAGGAGATAG
- a CDS encoding MmgE/PrpD family protein, with protein sequence MSATRAVTDFILETTMDHFPERLLSEGRRCVTDGTGVILAGSTDACARIVRDQIAVQGGNAQATIIGPPDARAPASLAARANGTAGHAMDFDDTQLSNAPDRIFGLLTHPTVAPLAAGYALAEREGATGAGFLEAFLIGFEVECKIAEAIDPRHYMEGFHSTATIGTLGACATAAKLAGLRADELGMALGIAASLSSGIRLGFGTMTKPLHAGRAAENGILAVDLAARGFTAGHDALEAPWGFFRVFGGGFEPERLVGALGSPYTLLDPGVSVKPFPSGSLGHPSMAAMLELVTEHDLAPDDVAHITFRAGHNILNPLRYPVPRNELEAKFCIPFVLSSIVLRRRAGIREFHDDFVLSGEAADMMRRVTVQFDEEIDARGYDRMRSAIDVRLRDGTELHTEADTYPGGPERPLTRDELHDKFRDCASLVMDDARIDGALARLERVDDLAHIDDLVSALSTAPAGAQVGVPA encoded by the coding sequence GTGAGCGCGACGCGCGCGGTCACCGACTTCATTCTCGAGACGACGATGGACCATTTCCCGGAGCGGCTGCTGTCCGAGGGGCGGCGCTGTGTCACCGACGGGACGGGGGTGATCCTCGCCGGGTCGACGGACGCCTGTGCCCGCATCGTCCGGGACCAGATCGCGGTACAGGGCGGGAACGCGCAGGCGACGATCATCGGCCCGCCGGACGCGCGCGCCCCGGCGTCGCTCGCGGCGCGCGCCAACGGCACGGCGGGCCACGCGATGGACTTCGACGACACGCAGCTCTCGAACGCGCCCGACCGCATCTTCGGACTCCTCACGCACCCGACGGTCGCGCCGCTCGCGGCGGGATACGCGCTGGCGGAGAGGGAAGGGGCCACCGGGGCCGGGTTCCTGGAGGCCTTCCTCATCGGGTTCGAAGTGGAGTGCAAGATTGCCGAGGCGATCGACCCGCGGCACTACATGGAGGGCTTCCACTCGACGGCGACGATCGGCACGCTCGGCGCCTGCGCCACCGCCGCGAAACTCGCCGGGCTGCGGGCGGACGAACTCGGGATGGCGCTCGGGATCGCCGCCAGCCTCTCGTCGGGCATCCGGCTCGGGTTCGGCACCATGACGAAGCCGCTCCACGCGGGCCGGGCGGCGGAAAACGGCATCCTGGCGGTCGACCTCGCCGCCCGCGGCTTCACGGCCGGGCACGACGCGCTGGAGGCGCCGTGGGGCTTCTTCCGCGTCTTCGGCGGCGGCTTCGAGCCCGAGCGGCTGGTCGGCGCGCTGGGCTCCCCCTACACGCTGCTCGACCCCGGTGTCTCCGTGAAGCCGTTCCCCTCGGGGAGCCTCGGCCACCCCAGCATGGCGGCCATGCTCGAACTCGTCACCGAGCACGACCTCGCGCCGGACGACGTCGCGCACATCACCTTCCGCGCCGGGCACAATATCCTGAACCCCCTCCGCTATCCCGTGCCCCGCAACGAACTCGAGGCCAAGTTCTGCATCCCCTTCGTCCTCTCGAGCATCGTCCTGCGGCGGCGGGCCGGGATCCGCGAATTCCACGACGACTTCGTCCTCTCCGGCGAGGCGGCGGACATGATGCGCCGCGTGACCGTCCAATTCGACGAGGAGATCGACGCCCGCGGGTACGACCGCATGCGGAGCGCGATCGACGTGCGGCTCCGCGACGGGACCGAGCTTCACACCGAGGCCGACACGTATCCCGGCGGGCCGGAGCGGCCGCTCACCCGGGACGAACTGCATGACAAGTTCCGCGACTGCGCCAGCCTCGTGATGGACGACGCGCGGATCGACGGCGCGCTGGCCCGGCTCGAGCGCGTGGACGACCTCGCGCACATCGACGACCTCGTGAGCGCACTGTCGACGGCACCGGCCGGCGCCCAGGTCGGAGTCCCCGCGTGA
- a CDS encoding tripartite tricarboxylate transporter permease, whose product MSAFLDGLLTALQPGNLAALLAGSLLGVFAGAMPGLSSTVGLALVLPVTFALDPTPALLMMVSIYMAAEYGGSITAIAIGVPGSSPALATTFDGYAMTRRGEAGRALGISLFSSMSGGLLGTVLLVLALGPLSRAAIAFGPAEYFGLGVFGLSIVANLVGKDPFKGVVSALLGLLFFIVGLDVLTGAPRLTFGTNALMDGLGLVPMLIGFFAIAEALEAVTGRRRPTPPGDGIAGALPKARELFGLWRTILRGSAIGGLIGAIPGAGATIASIVAWNEERRVSKTPERFGTGVPAGIAAPEAANNSCVGAAMIPLLALGIPGSASAAVLLGGLTVQGVAPGPLLMTERSELVYALYAGFLVAVLLMLAVGRLGIPLWTRVVRLRPSILMPLVVAISLVGTFSLRGNAADAWAALFFGLVGFAMLRGGYPLAPAVLGLILGPMIETNYRRALSLSSGSHSIFLESPISLVLVLLAVVSFAAPAVRSRLVSGRTGSSDSGPDADDGPDTHDGPDTHDESGRHDHEPRQEERE is encoded by the coding sequence GTGTCCGCCTTCCTCGACGGCCTGCTGACGGCGCTCCAGCCGGGGAACCTCGCGGCGCTCCTCGCGGGGAGCCTCCTCGGCGTGTTCGCGGGCGCGATGCCGGGGCTGAGTTCGACGGTGGGACTCGCGCTTGTCCTCCCCGTCACCTTCGCTCTCGACCCGACGCCGGCGCTCCTGATGATGGTCTCGATCTACATGGCGGCCGAGTACGGCGGTTCGATCACCGCGATCGCGATCGGCGTGCCGGGGAGTTCGCCCGCCCTCGCCACGACCTTCGACGGCTACGCGATGACGCGGCGCGGCGAGGCGGGGCGCGCCCTCGGGATCTCCCTCTTCTCCAGCATGAGCGGCGGGCTCCTCGGCACCGTCCTCCTCGTCCTGGCCCTGGGGCCGCTCTCGCGGGCGGCGATCGCCTTCGGGCCGGCGGAGTACTTCGGGCTCGGCGTGTTCGGGCTCTCCATCGTCGCGAACCTCGTGGGAAAGGACCCGTTCAAGGGGGTCGTGAGCGCGCTCCTCGGACTCCTCTTCTTCATCGTCGGGCTCGACGTGCTCACGGGGGCCCCGCGGCTCACGTTCGGTACGAATGCCCTCATGGATGGCCTCGGGCTCGTCCCGATGCTGATCGGTTTCTTCGCGATCGCGGAGGCGCTGGAGGCGGTGACCGGCCGCCGCCGGCCGACGCCCCCCGGAGACGGCATCGCCGGCGCGCTCCCGAAGGCGCGCGAACTGTTCGGACTGTGGCGCACGATTCTGCGGGGCTCCGCCATCGGGGGCCTGATCGGGGCCATCCCCGGGGCCGGGGCGACGATCGCCTCCATCGTGGCGTGGAACGAGGAGCGGCGCGTCTCGAAGACGCCGGAGCGGTTCGGGACGGGCGTACCGGCGGGCATCGCCGCGCCGGAGGCCGCCAACAACTCGTGCGTGGGGGCGGCGATGATCCCGCTTCTCGCGCTCGGGATCCCCGGGTCCGCCAGCGCCGCGGTCCTCCTCGGCGGCCTCACGGTGCAGGGCGTGGCGCCCGGCCCGCTGCTCATGACCGAGCGCTCCGAACTCGTCTATGCGCTGTACGCGGGATTCCTGGTGGCGGTGCTGCTCATGCTGGCCGTGGGGCGGCTCGGAATCCCCCTCTGGACGCGGGTGGTGCGGCTGCGGCCATCGATCCTGATGCCGCTCGTCGTCGCGATCTCGCTCGTGGGCACCTTCTCCCTCCGCGGCAACGCGGCGGATGCGTGGGCCGCCCTCTTCTTCGGGCTCGTCGGCTTCGCTATGCTGCGGGGCGGCTACCCGCTGGCGCCGGCGGTGCTCGGCCTCATCCTCGGCCCCATGATCGAGACGAACTACCGGCGGGCCCTGAGCCTGTCGTCGGGGTCGCACTCGATCTTCCTGGAGAGCCCGATCAGCCTGGTGCTGGTCCTGCTCGCGGTGGTGAGCTTCGCGGCCCCGGCGGTCCGCAGCCGCCTGGTATCCGGGAGGACGGGGTCGTCCGACTCCGGACCCGACGCAGACGACGGACCCGACACACACGACGGACCCGACACACACGACGAATCCGGCAGGCACGACCACGAACCCCGGCAAGAGGAGCGCGAGTGA
- a CDS encoding tripartite tricarboxylate transporter TctB family protein — translation MGSAPAGGAARLRLLAEAGLLAVVAAGILLDSRSYPGSLAEGAPGPAFFPRLLAVLLMGCAAWLAVRAARQPPELDAGRSRGNVVGSPGAGRPGAGRDARLGLGAAWIAVFLLIWPRLGTVVSVPLLVAGLMWLTGERSRLALIAVPLAFAAFIYLVFMVALGVPLPSGF, via the coding sequence ATGGGTAGTGCCCCGGCGGGCGGGGCCGCGCGCTTGCGCCTGCTCGCGGAGGCCGGGTTGCTCGCCGTCGTGGCGGCGGGAATCCTGCTGGACTCGCGCTCCTACCCGGGATCGCTGGCGGAGGGGGCGCCGGGCCCGGCCTTCTTCCCCCGGCTGCTCGCCGTGCTGCTCATGGGCTGCGCGGCCTGGCTCGCAGTCCGGGCCGCGCGACAGCCGCCGGAGTTGGACGCCGGACGTTCCCGCGGGAACGTCGTCGGGAGCCCGGGAGCCGGTCGCCCGGGAGCCGGCCGCGACGCCCGGCTGGGGCTGGGCGCGGCGTGGATCGCGGTCTTCCTCCTCATCTGGCCCCGGCTCGGGACGGTCGTGTCGGTTCCGCTCCTCGTCGCCGGGCTGATGTGGCTGACGGGCGAACGCTCGCGGCTCGCGCTCATCGCCGTGCCGCTCGCCTTCGCCGCCTTCATCTATCTCGTGTTCATGGTGGCGCTCGGCGTGCCGCTCCCGTCCGGCTTCTGA
- a CDS encoding tripartite tricarboxylate transporter substrate binding protein produces the protein MALVLAAVVGCSPSGEAAAFPSRAIEIVSWATPGGPTDLLSRALADAAPPHFDGRRVTVMTRQGGAGAAGMQYLQGREGDPHVLGVFTASGTVNMATGRIPFSPGDFTPILRIQIDPFLVAVRDDSPFHTLSDLFEAAHARPGEVSVSGFGAASAHFLGFARLRAAAGDPDVRWIAYEGSADAVVAALGGHTDAAHTNYNIVREHLRAGTMRVLGVALPVEALPDTPSYAEQGYDLAPVHWRGVVGPPGLDPELRAELRVRLMAAIEDPGFREYMERAALEYATMADADVFGAWMAEEVATSRDMLRRLGILDG, from the coding sequence ATGGCCTTGGTGTTGGCCGCCGTGGTCGGGTGTTCGCCGTCCGGGGAGGCGGCGGCGTTTCCGAGTCGGGCGATCGAGATCGTGTCGTGGGCGACGCCGGGCGGGCCGACGGACCTCCTCTCGCGGGCGCTGGCCGACGCGGCGCCGCCACACTTCGATGGTCGGCGCGTCACCGTCATGACCCGGCAGGGCGGGGCGGGGGCCGCCGGTATGCAGTACCTGCAGGGACGGGAGGGCGACCCGCACGTGCTCGGCGTCTTCACGGCGAGCGGCACCGTGAACATGGCGACGGGGCGGATTCCGTTCTCCCCCGGGGACTTCACCCCCATCCTCCGCATCCAGATCGACCCCTTCCTGGTCGCGGTGCGGGACGACAGTCCCTTCCACACGCTCAGCGACCTGTTCGAGGCGGCGCACGCGCGGCCGGGCGAGGTCTCGGTGTCGGGGTTCGGGGCGGCGTCGGCGCACTTCCTCGGCTTCGCCCGCCTGCGGGCCGCGGCGGGGGACCCGGACGTGCGGTGGATCGCGTACGAGGGGTCGGCCGACGCCGTGGTGGCGGCGCTCGGCGGGCACACGGATGCGGCGCACACGAACTACAACATCGTGCGCGAGCACCTGAGGGCGGGGACGATGCGGGTGCTGGGGGTGGCGCTTCCCGTCGAGGCGCTCCCGGACACGCCGAGCTACGCGGAGCAGGGATACGACCTGGCTCCGGTCCACTGGCGCGGGGTCGTGGGCCCGCCGGGGCTGGATCCGGAGTTGCGCGCGGAGCTGCGCGTGCGGTTGATGGCCGCGATCGAGGACCCGGGGTTCCGCGAGTACATGGAGCGGGCCGCGCTGGAATACGCGACGATGGCGGACGCGGACGTCTTCGGCGCCTGGATGGCCGAGGAGGTGGCGACGAGCCGGGACATGCTGCGGCGGCTTGGAATCCTGGATGGGTAG
- a CDS encoding MBL fold metallo-hydrolase: MQFPDSVAAERSWRRDVWPGIHWIQECGGHRAGIARAVLESGADWYRPENELYVPQNAYLLTGERALLWDTLSPASGHILLPALEELLEGRPLDYLALSHPDVPHAGNTMQVLRRYPDCRLVAPATGETHALYHLDDAMKVGPGDEIDLGGLRVRFPEATFLDAAIHTWMSEETTRTLFTVDWMGFPHQSGESLRRTDEIDTAVDVGRLEEFHSRVMFWFQYVVPEKVTAATDALAAQFAGYGLAPAHGLPIPGADAAPYYERMNEVVRRVAAGGRGGVL, from the coding sequence ATGCAATTCCCCGACTCCGTAGCGGCGGAACGCAGCTGGCGGCGGGACGTGTGGCCGGGGATCCACTGGATCCAGGAGTGCGGTGGGCACCGGGCCGGGATCGCGCGCGCGGTGCTGGAGAGCGGCGCGGACTGGTACAGGCCCGAAAACGAGCTTTACGTCCCGCAGAACGCCTACCTGCTGACGGGCGAGCGGGCGCTGCTCTGGGACACCCTCTCTCCGGCCTCGGGCCACATCCTTCTTCCGGCGCTCGAGGAACTGCTCGAAGGGCGGCCGCTCGATTACCTCGCGCTCTCGCATCCCGACGTGCCCCACGCGGGGAACACAATGCAGGTGCTGCGGCGCTATCCGGACTGCCGCCTCGTGGCGCCGGCGACCGGCGAGACGCACGCGCTGTACCACCTCGACGACGCGATGAAGGTGGGGCCCGGGGACGAGATCGATCTCGGCGGGCTCCGGGTCCGCTTCCCGGAGGCAACCTTCCTCGACGCCGCGATCCACACGTGGATGAGCGAGGAGACGACCCGCACGCTCTTCACCGTGGACTGGATGGGATTCCCGCACCAGAGCGGCGAGTCCCTGCGGCGCACGGACGAGATCGACACGGCGGTGGATGTGGGGCGTCTCGAGGAGTTCCACAGCCGGGTCATGTTCTGGTTCCAGTACGTCGTGCCGGAAAAGGTGACCGCGGCTACGGACGCGCTGGCGGCGCAGTTCGCCGGATACGGGCTCGCGCCGGCGCACGGACTCCCGATCCCGGGGGCGGACGCGGCCCCGTACTACGAGCGCATGAACGAGGTCGTGCGTCGGGTGGCGGCGGGCGGGCGCGGGGGCGTCCTGTGA
- a CDS encoding MBL fold metallo-hydrolase yields the protein MSAITLGGGVSWVHECFPEANGHIHVSVYLVEAPEGAILMDSGSFHHRQRLSDRISDATAGRGIGAIVLSHSDYPHSGNIPAFRRDWGDFEIIASCGDPDLQGLPYARRTKIGDVTDVLGRRFVVLDPPLADRNHTTWVYDETSRTLFVADGFGTLHPPGACDIDWGRIPEDGRAEGVHEFHAQTLPWLRYADPNRVMDALHAMLERHPPAWIAPIHGPPIAEADVDRYMADLNDALTRITAS from the coding sequence GTGAGCGCGATCACCCTGGGCGGCGGGGTCTCCTGGGTCCACGAGTGCTTCCCCGAGGCCAACGGCCACATCCACGTCTCCGTCTACCTCGTCGAGGCGCCGGAGGGGGCGATCCTCATGGACTCCGGCTCCTTCCACCACCGGCAGCGACTCTCGGACCGGATCAGCGACGCCACCGCCGGCCGCGGCATCGGCGCCATCGTCCTCTCCCATTCCGACTACCCGCACTCGGGAAACATCCCCGCCTTTCGCCGCGACTGGGGCGATTTCGAGATCATCGCCTCCTGCGGGGACCCGGACCTCCAGGGCCTACCGTACGCGCGCCGCACGAAGATCGGCGACGTCACCGACGTCCTCGGCCGGCGGTTCGTGGTGCTCGACCCCCCGCTCGCCGACCGCAACCACACGACGTGGGTCTACGACGAAACCTCGCGCACCCTGTTCGTGGCGGACGGCTTCGGGACGCTGCACCCGCCCGGCGCCTGCGACATTGACTGGGGCCGGATCCCCGAGGACGGACGCGCGGAAGGCGTGCATGAATTCCATGCGCAGACGCTGCCCTGGCTGCGCTACGCCGACCCGAACCGGGTCATGGACGCGCTGCACGCGATGCTGGAGCGGCATCCCCCGGCCTGGATCGCGCCGATCCACGGCCCCCCGATCGCCGAGGCGGACGTGGACCGCTACATGGCGGATCTCAACGATGCCTTGACCCGGATCACCGCTTCGTAA
- a CDS encoding ATP-binding protein yields the protein MIPRRAVHRVERALRRQAAVALLGVRQVGKTTLAFDIARKTDAVYLDLQTRSDRTKLSDPQFFLSQYTDRLVILDEVHRVPALFPELRSLIDRGRRHGRRTGRFLILGSASVERLRQAGESLAGRIEFVPLGSLDVLEVEAHGDTAIPLWVRGGLPDSFLAASDEDSYAFRRNFIQTYLERDVEEFVARRLPAETLRRLWTMLAHWQGGLLRASELARSLAINTATVGRYIDTLTSLFILRRLLPYVANVRKRLVKSPKVYVRDSGLVHALLRIGDFDTLAGHPVSGASWEGFVIENLLQAAPPGTAASFYRTQAGAEVDLVLELPGLAKPWALEIKLGLVPPLGRGFRSAREDLKPDRTFVVYGGDEDYSLEPGVEVISLRSAAELLRDFRPPAAPES from the coding sequence ATGATACCGAGAAGAGCCGTGCACCGAGTCGAACGGGCCCTGCGCCGACAGGCGGCCGTTGCCCTGCTCGGCGTACGGCAGGTGGGGAAGACCACGCTGGCCTTCGACATCGCCCGTAAGACCGATGCGGTCTACCTGGACCTTCAGACGCGCTCGGACCGTACGAAGTTGTCCGACCCGCAGTTTTTTCTGAGCCAGTACACGGATCGCCTCGTGATCCTGGATGAGGTTCACCGTGTCCCGGCCCTGTTCCCGGAGCTTCGCAGCCTCATCGACAGGGGCCGGCGCCACGGACGGCGGACCGGCCGTTTCCTGATCCTGGGATCAGCTTCCGTCGAACGGCTCCGACAAGCCGGCGAGAGCCTGGCTGGCAGAATCGAGTTCGTGCCCCTCGGGTCCCTGGATGTGCTCGAGGTCGAGGCGCACGGAGACACGGCCATACCGCTATGGGTTCGAGGCGGCCTGCCCGACAGCTTCCTGGCCGCGAGCGACGAGGACAGCTACGCCTTCCGGAGGAACTTCATTCAGACGTACCTGGAACGGGATGTGGAAGAGTTCGTGGCGCGACGGTTGCCGGCGGAGACCCTCCGACGCCTGTGGACGATGCTCGCGCACTGGCAGGGCGGACTGCTCCGCGCCTCCGAACTGGCCCGCAGCCTCGCGATCAACACGGCGACGGTGGGCCGTTACATCGATACGCTGACCAGCCTCTTCATCTTGCGACGGCTGCTGCCGTACGTCGCGAACGTTCGCAAGCGGCTCGTCAAATCGCCCAAAGTCTACGTCCGTGACAGCGGCCTCGTGCATGCGCTGCTGCGCATTGGCGATTTCGACACACTCGCGGGACACCCCGTATCCGGCGCCAGTTGGGAGGGGTTTGTCATCGAGAATCTGCTCCAGGCGGCGCCGCCGGGAACCGCGGCGAGCTTCTACCGGACGCAGGCCGGAGCCGAGGTGGACCTCGTGTTGGAGCTCCCGGGATTGGCGAAGCCCTGGGCTCTCGAGATCAAACTCGGCCTCGTGCCCCCGCTCGGCCGCGGATTCCGGAGCGCCCGGGAGGATCTGAAGCCGGACCGCACCTTCGTCGTCTACGGAGGCGATGAGGACTACTCCCTCGAACCCGGCGTTGAGGTGATCAGCCTGCGGTCCGCCGCCGAACTGCTCCGCGACTTTCGGCCCCCGGCAGCCCCGGAATCGTAG
- a CDS encoding thioredoxin domain-containing protein — translation MKRPGIQDVGLAVCFVLLAVIAFRPSGVVGGRLREWKAERQVLARYREEWKEAVAERRSVLGEGAAPQTIFEFSDYLCPFCRSSHETVNAWVGSREAQVVLVHVPLSERSAQAARAAICAEKQGAFRRVHDYLMTNEDWKTGDVDWESIAVAADVPAGTRLVRCLNAPATTERLARDAALADRWRITATPTFVSGRARHVGAASETDLEKLLGR, via the coding sequence GTGAAGCGGCCCGGGATTCAGGACGTCGGTCTCGCCGTGTGCTTCGTCCTCCTGGCGGTGATCGCCTTCCGCCCATCGGGGGTGGTCGGCGGTCGCCTCCGGGAGTGGAAGGCCGAGCGGCAGGTGCTCGCGCGCTACCGGGAGGAGTGGAAGGAGGCCGTCGCGGAGCGGAGAAGCGTGCTCGGGGAGGGTGCGGCCCCGCAGACGATCTTCGAGTTCAGCGATTATCTCTGCCCCTTCTGCCGCTCGTCGCACGAGACCGTGAACGCGTGGGTGGGGTCGCGCGAAGCGCAGGTGGTGCTGGTTCACGTCCCCCTCTCGGAACGTTCCGCGCAGGCGGCGCGCGCCGCGATCTGCGCGGAGAAGCAGGGCGCGTTCCGGCGCGTGCACGACTACCTGATGACGAACGAAGACTGGAAGACCGGAGACGTGGACTGGGAATCCATCGCCGTGGCCGCGGACGTTCCCGCGGGAACGCGTCTCGTCCGCTGCCTGAACGCGCCCGCCACAACCGAGCGCCTCGCCCGCGACGCCGCCCTCGCCGACCGCTGGCGCATCACCGCGACCCCGACCTTCGTGTCAGGCCGCGCCAGGCATGTCGGCGCCGCCTCGGAGACCGACCTGGAGAAGCTGCTCGGCCGGTAG